In the genome of Staphylococcus durrellii, one region contains:
- a CDS encoding bifunctional glycosyltransferase/CDP-glycerol:glycerophosphate glycerophosphotransferase, which produces MNKLSIIITLYNKEDHILDCIESLKKQRNQNFDLIIVNDGSTDASANVVKDAFKNETKDVKYINLETNHGHAYARNKALDEVETQYVMFLDADDQLASYAVEYYLSKVNGLDGLVAPIHKFSLNDRPQYIDKDQIRVRYLTRKSNPNSFLRKNTVCNILFKTAIIQGHNIRFNEDLKIYTDASFVVEYIKYAEKFVRLLNFPFYYRGEVYDPFEGNALSNQDFIFTFEDYVNSFFDAIEKTDDKKVKTFLTDKMKDKIKDGFDPSLRDIETRYNILKKPLVAVVKYLKWDLLKDSKLLYDLEILFLYMNSTENAKFVNNIRHVSRHVKNIVKKNKMKNRSKYLLFDKEENVSADTIVFESFGGKNYSDSPKYIYEYMQNHFPQLNYIWVFNEPKEHLIMGNAKKVKKGSEAYYEAYSKAKFWVTNARLPRYLNKKDNQEYIQTWHGTPLKRLGNDMKVVRMPGTTTANYKKNFYDETTRWDHLVSPNRYSTDIFKSAFWMNKERVWEIGYPRNDILVNRNNDKDFKNRLRKDLNIPKGKKIIMYAPTWRDDEFIKKGKYLFDLKINLENLQKELGDDYVILLRMHYLISNALDLKGYEDFAVDVSNYNDISELYLITDALVTDYSSVMFDFGILKRPQFFFAYDIEKYDKGLRGFYMDYMNDLPGEIFTDEFKLAKELKNIDKHKEKYKDKIEQFYEKFCSLETGEASKYIGNYIYDHSK; this is translated from the coding sequence TTGAACAAATTATCTATTATTATAACTTTATATAATAAAGAAGATCATATTTTAGACTGTATCGAAAGTTTAAAAAAACAAAGAAATCAAAACTTTGATCTCATTATTGTTAACGATGGTTCCACTGACGCATCAGCCAATGTAGTTAAAGATGCTTTCAAAAACGAAACTAAAGATGTTAAATATATTAATTTAGAAACAAATCATGGTCACGCATATGCTAGAAACAAAGCGCTTGATGAAGTGGAAACACAATATGTCATGTTCTTGGATGCAGATGACCAATTAGCAAGTTATGCTGTTGAATATTATTTATCTAAGGTCAATGGGTTAGATGGACTAGTTGCCCCTATTCATAAATTTAGTCTCAACGATAGACCGCAATATATTGATAAAGACCAAATTAGAGTAAGATACTTAACTCGAAAATCAAACCCTAACTCATTTTTAAGAAAAAATACCGTATGTAATATTTTATTTAAAACGGCTATTATACAAGGCCACAATATACGATTTAATGAGGACTTGAAAATATATACCGATGCATCATTTGTAGTGGAATATATTAAATATGCTGAAAAATTTGTCAGATTATTAAATTTTCCATTTTACTATAGAGGAGAAGTATATGATCCATTTGAAGGTAATGCACTAAGTAATCAAGATTTTATTTTTACTTTTGAAGATTATGTTAATAGTTTCTTTGACGCGATTGAAAAAACAGATGACAAAAAAGTGAAAACCTTCTTAACCGACAAAATGAAAGATAAAATAAAAGATGGTTTTGATCCATCACTAAGAGACATTGAAACAAGATATAATATCCTTAAAAAACCTTTAGTAGCAGTCGTTAAATATTTGAAATGGGATTTACTCAAAGATTCAAAATTACTTTACGACTTAGAAATATTATTCTTATATATGAATTCGACTGAAAACGCAAAATTTGTTAACAACATTAGACATGTAAGTAGACATGTAAAAAATATTGTGAAAAAGAATAAAATGAAAAATCGTTCTAAATATTTATTGTTTGATAAGGAAGAGAACGTAAGCGCAGATACGATTGTTTTTGAATCTTTTGGTGGTAAAAATTATAGTGATAGCCCTAAATATATTTACGAATATATGCAAAATCATTTTCCTCAATTAAACTACATTTGGGTATTTAATGAGCCTAAAGAGCATTTGATTATGGGTAATGCGAAAAAAGTAAAAAAAGGATCTGAAGCTTATTATGAAGCATATTCTAAAGCGAAATTCTGGGTTACAAATGCAAGGTTACCTCGCTATTTAAATAAGAAGGACAATCAAGAATATATTCAAACTTGGCACGGTACACCATTAAAACGATTAGGTAATGACATGAAAGTTGTTAGAATGCCAGGTACGACAACGGCCAATTACAAGAAGAACTTTTATGATGAAACAACAAGATGGGATCATCTTGTATCACCTAATAGATACTCAACTGATATCTTTAAATCTGCATTTTGGATGAATAAAGAAAGGGTATGGGAAATTGGTTACCCAAGAAATGATATATTAGTTAATAGAAACAATGACAAAGATTTTAAAAATCGCTTAAGAAAAGATTTAAATATCCCTAAAGGTAAGAAAATCATTATGTATGCTCCTACATGGAGAGACGATGAATTTATCAAAAAAGGGAAATATTTATTTGATTTAAAAATCAACTTAGAAAATTTACAAAAAGAATTAGGCGATGATTACGTCATCTTACTTAGAATGCACTATCTGATTTCTAATGCCTTGGACTTAAAAGGTTATGAAGATTTCGCTGTTGACGTGTCTAACTATAACGACATTTCTGAATTATATTTAATTACAGATGCGCTTGTTACAGACTATTCTTCTGTAATGTTCGACTTCGGCATTCTAAAAAGACCTCAATTCTTCTTTGCTTATGACATTGAAAAATATGATAAAGGCTTAAGAGGATTTTATATGGACTATATGAATGATTTACCGGGCGAGATTTTCACAGATGAGTTTAAATTAGCTAAAGAACTCAAAAATATAGATAAACACAAAGAAAAGTATAAAGATAAAATCGAGCAATTTTACGAGAAATTCTGTTCTTTAGAAACTGGTGAGGCTTCTAAATATATTGGAAATTACATTTATGATCATTCCAAATAA
- a CDS encoding DUF2871 domain-containing protein translates to MKRLMYSSALYTLLGMLSGLFYREMSKGENFNGYSQLNVTHTHFLVLGTIMFLIFMIIEHQLKLTKNMKLFNYFFYIFHLGLLVTVAMQFINGIATMKDFSVSPAIAGIAGLGHILITIAFILFFVLLNKRINANANKIR, encoded by the coding sequence ATGAAAAGGCTAATGTATAGTTCAGCGTTATACACTTTATTGGGGATGTTGAGTGGCTTATTTTATCGCGAGATGTCAAAAGGTGAAAATTTCAATGGTTACTCACAATTAAATGTCACGCATACGCACTTTTTAGTTTTAGGTACGATTATGTTTTTAATATTTATGATTATTGAGCACCAACTTAAATTAACTAAAAATATGAAACTGTTTAATTATTTCTTCTACATTTTTCACTTAGGATTATTAGTAACTGTTGCTATGCAATTCATCAACGGTATTGCTACTATGAAAGACTTTAGTGTTAGCCCAGCAATTGCTGGCATTGCAGGGTTAGGTCACATTTTAATTACAATAGCATTCATTTTATTCTTTGTATTATTAAATAAGAGAATAAACGCAAATGCTAATAAAATAAGATAA
- the cas9 gene encoding type II CRISPR RNA-guided endonuclease Cas9 (Cas9, originally named Csn1, is the large, multifunctional signature protein of type II CRISPR/Cas systems. It is well known even to general audiences because its RNA-guided endonuclease activity has made it a popular tool for custom editing of eukaryotic genomes.), producing the protein MTKKILKQKYILGLDIGITSVGYGLINNDTREVIDAGVRLFPEANVENNEGRRSKRGARRLKRRRIHRLERVKNLLVHYNLIDKNQTPKSTNPYEIRVRGLDEALSKEEFAIALLHIAKRRGIHNVAISIDEQEVNNTLSTKDQLKKNAKDLEDKYICELQLERLIDQKKVRGESNRFKTEDFVREAKQLCQTQKQFHNIDNHFIEQYIKLVATRRAYYEGPGKSSPYGWEGDLKKWYEMLMGRCTYFPEELRSVKHAYSADLFNALNDLNNLVISRDENPKLAYHEKYHIIENVFKQKKTPTLKQIAKEIGVNEGDIKGYRINKSGKPQFTSFKLYHDLNNIFEQSSYLNDESLMDEIAQILTIYQDEESIKEALNQLPEMLYETEKDKISHLTGYTGTHRTPIIIKMYPPIDR; encoded by the coding sequence ATGACAAAAAAAATACTAAAGCAAAAATATATATTAGGATTAGATATTGGTATTACTTCTGTCGGTTATGGGCTTATAAATAATGATACGAGAGAGGTAATTGATGCAGGTGTGAGGCTTTTTCCAGAAGCTAACGTTGAAAATAATGAAGGACGCCGTTCTAAACGTGGTGCGCGTCGATTAAAAAGAAGGCGTATTCATCGTTTGGAGCGAGTGAAAAATTTGCTCGTACATTATAATTTAATAGATAAAAATCAAACTCCAAAAAGTACTAATCCTTATGAAATTAGAGTGAGGGGTTTGGATGAAGCATTATCGAAAGAAGAATTTGCCATTGCTTTATTACATATCGCGAAACGTCGGGGAATACATAATGTAGCGATATCGATAGATGAACAAGAGGTTAATAATACTTTATCGACTAAAGATCAGTTAAAAAAGAATGCAAAAGACTTAGAAGATAAGTATATTTGTGAATTGCAATTAGAACGTTTAATCGATCAAAAAAAGGTGCGTGGGGAAAGTAATCGCTTTAAAACCGAAGATTTCGTAAGAGAGGCGAAACAACTTTGCCAAACACAAAAACAATTTCACAACATTGATAATCACTTTATCGAACAATACATTAAATTAGTAGCAACAAGAAGGGCTTATTATGAAGGACCAGGTAAAAGTAGCCCTTACGGTTGGGAAGGAGATTTAAAAAAATGGTATGAAATGTTAATGGGCAGATGTACTTATTTTCCAGAAGAATTAAGAAGCGTTAAGCATGCTTATTCCGCTGATTTATTTAATGCATTAAATGATTTGAATAATTTAGTGATTAGTCGAGACGAAAATCCAAAATTAGCATACCATGAAAAATACCATATTATTGAGAATGTGTTTAAACAAAAGAAAACACCTACTTTAAAACAAATTGCCAAAGAAATTGGTGTAAATGAAGGAGATATTAAGGGATATAGAATAAACAAATCCGGGAAACCGCAATTTACAAGCTTCAAATTATATCATGATTTGAACAATATTTTTGAACAATCATCTTACTTAAATGATGAGTCGTTGATGGATGAAATCGCCCAAATTTTAACGATTTATCAAGATGAGGAAAGTATTAAAGAAGCACTAAATCAGTTACCAGAAATGCTTTATGAGACTGAAAAAGATAAAATTTCACACCTTACTGGTTATACTGGTACACACCGAACACCGATTATCATTAAAATGTATCCACCTATTGATAGATGA
- the cas9 gene encoding type II CRISPR RNA-guided endonuclease Cas9 (Cas9, originally named Csn1, is the large, multifunctional signature protein of type II CRISPR/Cas systems. It is well known even to general audiences because its RNA-guided endonuclease activity has made it a popular tool for custom editing of eukaryotic genomes.), translated as MRLKKIKFHTLLVILVHTEHRLSLKCIHLLIDELWESSDNQMQLFTKLNLKPRKVDLGEANRIPTSMVDEFVLSPVVKRSFIQSIKVINAIIEQYGLPEDIIVELAREKNSEEKKRIIKKLQKQNEATRKKVEKVLKESGNENAKNMIEKIKLHDSQEGKCLYSLEAIPLGDLLSNPTHYEVDHIIPRSVAFDNSFNNKVLVKKEENSKKANRSPYQYLNSNESNISYTQFKQHILNLSKAKDRIPRKKRDYLLEERDINKFEVQKEFINRNLVDTRYASRELTTLLKAYFNANDLAVKVKTINGGFTNYLRKVWKFKKDRNEGYKHHAEDALVIANADFLFKNQKSLTSVNRILEKPTLEQSESKYEVKTDDEYRELFEVPKQVQQIKDFKNYKFSHRVDKKPNRQLMNDTLYSTRNIEGVTYTVLTLKDIYAKNNEKVKKKITDQPEKFLMYQHDPKTFKKIQTVIQQYAEEKNPLAKYYEETGEYIKKYAKNEDGPVIKKLKYLDNKLGSHLDISDNYINPKNKLVKLSMKSFRFDVYQSERGYKMVPISYIDVLKKDNYFYIPQVVYEEKKQHKNIEEQDKFVGSFYNNDLISLNDELYKIIGVNSAERNIIELDMVEIRYMEYCNINNITKEPRIKKTISKNTKSIEKYTTDILGNMYHTRPSKKPQLIFKRGMA; from the coding sequence ATGAGACTGAAAAAGATAAAATTTCACACCTTACTGGTTATACTGGTACACACCGAACACCGATTATCATTAAAATGTATCCACCTATTGATAGATGAACTGTGGGAATCATCCGACAATCAAATGCAATTATTTACAAAATTGAATTTAAAACCAAGGAAGGTTGATTTAGGAGAGGCAAATCGTATTCCAACAAGTATGGTAGATGAATTTGTGTTATCTCCGGTAGTTAAACGTTCTTTTATTCAATCTATAAAAGTAATAAATGCAATCATTGAACAGTACGGCTTACCTGAAGATATTATTGTTGAGTTAGCTAGAGAGAAAAATAGTGAGGAAAAGAAACGGATTATTAAAAAACTACAAAAACAAAATGAGGCTACACGTAAAAAGGTAGAGAAAGTATTAAAAGAAAGCGGCAATGAAAATGCCAAAAATATGATAGAGAAAATTAAACTGCATGATAGTCAAGAAGGGAAGTGTCTATACTCACTTGAAGCAATTCCATTAGGCGACTTATTGAGCAATCCAACACATTATGAGGTGGATCATATTATACCGAGATCTGTGGCATTTGATAATTCATTTAATAATAAAGTGTTGGTAAAAAAAGAAGAAAATAGTAAAAAAGCAAACCGTTCGCCATATCAATATTTAAACTCTAATGAATCCAACATTTCATACACTCAATTTAAGCAACATATTTTAAATTTAAGTAAGGCAAAAGACAGAATCCCTAGAAAAAAACGTGATTATTTATTAGAAGAGAGAGACATAAATAAATTTGAAGTTCAAAAGGAATTTATAAACCGTAATCTTGTGGATACACGCTATGCTTCAAGAGAGTTAACGACATTACTGAAAGCATATTTCAATGCTAATGATTTAGCGGTAAAAGTTAAAACAATCAATGGTGGTTTTACAAATTATTTAAGAAAAGTTTGGAAGTTTAAAAAAGATAGAAATGAAGGATACAAACATCATGCTGAAGATGCATTAGTCATTGCAAATGCTGATTTCTTATTCAAAAATCAAAAATCATTAACAAGCGTAAATAGAATATTAGAAAAACCTACACTCGAACAAAGTGAAAGTAAGTATGAAGTAAAAACAGACGACGAATATAGAGAATTATTTGAAGTGCCAAAACAGGTTCAACAAATAAAGGACTTTAAGAATTATAAATTTTCACACCGTGTAGATAAAAAGCCCAATCGTCAACTTATGAATGACACGTTATATTCAACACGAAACATTGAAGGTGTTACGTATACAGTACTTACTTTAAAGGATATTTATGCTAAAAATAATGAAAAAGTGAAGAAGAAAATAACTGATCAACCTGAGAAGTTCTTAATGTATCAACACGACCCTAAAACTTTTAAAAAAATTCAAACAGTCATACAACAGTATGCTGAGGAAAAAAACCCGCTTGCTAAATATTACGAAGAAACAGGAGAGTATATAAAAAAATACGCCAAAAATGAAGATGGACCTGTGATAAAGAAACTGAAATATTTAGATAATAAGTTAGGTAGCCATTTAGATATTAGTGATAATTATATCAACCCTAAAAATAAATTAGTTAAACTTTCTATGAAGTCATTCCGCTTTGATGTTTATCAATCCGAACGAGGCTATAAAATGGTGCCAATTAGTTATATAGATGTATTAAAAAAAGACAATTATTTTTATATACCACAAGTAGTTTATGAAGAAAAAAAGCAACATAAAAATATTGAGGAGCAGGATAAATTTGTTGGCAGTTTTTATAATAACGACTTAATTTCACTCAATGATGAATTGTATAAAATTATCGGTGTAAATAGCGCAGAGAGAAATATAATTGAATTGGACATGGTTGAGATAAGGTATATGGAATACTGCAATATAAATAATATAACTAAAGAGCCTAGAATTAAGAAAACAATTAGTAAGAACACCAAATCAATAGAGAAATATACAACTGATATTTTAGGCAACATGTATCATACACGTCCTTCTAAAAAACCCCAACTTATCTTTAAAAGAGGAATGGCATAA